TTTAAATTCaactattatttcaattaatttggagggaatcaatgaaataatatgaaaaaataatgaaatagcacAATTAAAggtgagaaaaaattttaattcactaatttagctaaaaatattatAGTATAATGGCCTCGTTCGATGACTTCTTCTTCGATGGACttgaatcattttaaaataggagatgattatattttttatttccctaaaacaTTACTAAACTATACAAAATAACAACACCATTGAAACTTTATACAGCCTAAACACGCTCAGTTTATCAACAAATTTTTCTTGTAGGATAACGGTGATAATTCGTTCTGCGGAGCACGAAGTGTGCTATTCATTTTACActgcattgttttcattttttcatggaaaaacagTAATAAAAAGGGAATTAAATGAGCtccaaatagcaaaaaatagcAGGAGAGAAACTACTGGTTTTAACGCCGATGAGTTGAACACCTTAAATAGAACAAATGAACTCCAGCAGTTAGTAGTGGTCGGATGAGACGGCTGCGATATAAATGCGTCAACGATGGAAATATCTGAAAACTCTCTCGGGTTAACAACTCCCTCAACCTCACTCTcaactcaaattttgaaaaatttcatgggTTAGAAGCGCAGCCATGAAATCAATCGCAATTATACGTGATACCTATCACGGAGACCCACTCGGATGCTGGCTGGGAACTTTGAATTTCAGCTCAAAAACTCATCggcgttaaaaaaaattggttttgttcCGGCGTTTTTTTTGCTGGCATGAGctcataattacatttttatcactgttttgtcgtgaaaaaatgaaaacctggcaATATTCATTGAATAGCATACGATATGCACCACCGAACTAATTATCACCGTTTTATATTGCAATGCAATGGAGTTAAGCAATGTAAAAAATAGTGTTTGGTGTTTACTAAATTTCAATGACGCTGctattttgaaaagtttatacCTCGCTGTTACATTGTTTGAACTTCAGCAAAAGCAAATCAACAACACCTTGTACCTAAAATGAATTAGAAAGTAAAATCAATCATCAACCATGCGATGAGTACATGTTTGCTTAACATCAATTTCCTAAACTCTTTCTATACCTATAATTCTGCCACCTTGTCCTTCattgtaattaataatattcGTTAACCACTTCCAACATAGAATGCAAAATATTCGACACGTTTGCATGGCGTAGGCGGTGAATTCCCCGAGGGATGAATTTCTGTGTGATCAAAGTAGTtacaaaatttaattacattccACGCATAAAACTAGATAAAATTATCCACAAACTGCTACCACCTACGACTAGCACAGAGAAAATCTTTTTGAATTTAACAATCAGTAAATAAGCATTACAGCAGTATATTTCATGCTGATTCACTTGCAAATTGTATTCAGATTTTTTAACTTCCTAACGTCAGGACCACCTGTGAACTTGAAATGATCCTTTCTGCGTGTGAGATTGGGATatgcttctcttctttctctAATATGCTTTCATTTCATGATTACAGGAAGCTTGTCATCACCACTCACGCGATCACGTagatttgaaatcattttcatgTAATCTTTCATCGCATCGCAATGCATGCATCGTTATCTTCTATCGAGGACACAGTTGCCACCGACCGAAATAGTTACATACTCATATGACGACAAAACAGGGAAAGTGACTACCATCACTACACCCTATGATGAAGTCAAGTGATTCTTCTACAGAaatatttagtgctttcccgacgaatagaCTTCCTGAAGAGTTCTTCTAAAGTAATACCTTGGAATATTTTTGGCTATTCCTAATTCCTACCTTAACCAAAACCCGAGGAATATTCCGACTACTCCCGCTTCCGCGCTAAATCATCATACTCTACCCCTCAATCCCCTTTGATGTTCCCTAAACATATAGAATAAGTTATTCATCGtttttataatacattaaaagagtagaaaacatttttggagaaaaaaataggttATCAATTCTAAATTATGCTTGACAGGTACTTGTCAAGGGAGAGCTTCTATAATCCGTCATCATTAATGCATGTATTCTATCCCTTTTTCCACGCAGCTGATAGGTCCCCAGTTCATCCAGGCCATCAAGCCGTCCCTCGAGGACAAGTGGTCGCCAGAGCTTCACACCGCGTGGGCCAAGCTGTTCGAGTACATGTCTTCCGTCATGAAGGAAGAGATGGACAAGGAGGAGAAGAGGGTGTTAGCGGAGGAGGCCGCCAAGGCGGCCAAGAGCAAGGCCTCCATCGTGCCCGGAGCGCACCGACACCATCATAAGAGCAACCCCAACCGGAGGGCAAGCAGCGACGCGGTGGGCGGCGGATCAAGTGGAGGACCCCTGGCGGCCATCCGAAGGGGCACGATGCACTGATGGGGCCCGATGCGGCGGTGCGCGGGGCCCGTAGAACATCCGCGAGGGTTGTGAATGTCCCTTCCATCGGAATAGACGCAGACGTCTTCGGATAGGAGCAGTGTTTGCGTTGTGTCGTTGTCGCGTCGCCGTCGTGTCGGTGTCGCGTCGGTTTATAAAGTCGTATCGACGCCGGGTGGGAGCATGTTCAGCAAAACTTATGACTTTCATCAGTGTCACGATGTCGCGTCCGTGTTCTATCCGTTGGATGTCGCTACTCACCTACGAGTGCTTTCGTCGTACGTCGAGGACGATATATTGTCGCAAACTTTCCGACGCATAGCAGCAAACCCTGAACAAAAAAGCATATATTTACTGTTCTCTCgtggaaaaagaagaagaatggCCCATCCATaagacttttaaacaaaaattaccattcaaaGGGAGCGTTGAGCTTCAAAGGTCCGATTACCCCAATAATATTACCACCGTGCGTATATACCCTGAATTGATATCATCTCAATGAACGCGGTGGCAAACATAAGCACGAGTCGCCACACCACTATATATCTTTCCGGCTCTTCGAATGAGGTAGCGAGTTAGACCGCGGATTAGGAGCAGATTATGAGTGAAGCTACCATGGAAATACAGTTATTTCTCGTGCATCATATAAGGTAGCATAACATATACGGGCTATCGAAGTAAACAGAAAGGATGACAATAAGCTCTTATCGGCTCGTGTAACATAAAACATCACATCATCGCTAATGCGCATACGTGACCAATAATGCGTTCAGTCATGCCGATTGCAAGGCGGTAGCGAGAGAAGGGAAGTGCTCTACGAATCGGTcgagtaaaataaatgaatttacagCATAATTTTAGTAGCTCAATAAATGATTATATCTTTTTGTTACGTCAATAGTGCATAGTATATACTAGTGCATATATATCAATTTCACAGATAGTGATTCGATAATATCTGACCGTTCGGGATAAAAAGAACACGCATTTCATAAGTTATTTTTATCGAAAGAGCTTGGAAGAGTTCCGTGATATTCTAATGAATTTTTCACTACGCACAAGGCATAAAATTCCATTGCCATGGAatttaatacattaataatatatatacgaAAACATAACtgtctttttttttatcttctactTTACCACTAAGGTTTCAAGCCTCGCCATACTTCAGCAAAGAAGATATTAGGAATAATTTCAATTACGTATTTAGAAACTTTGGTTACCGTTTCACTCGTTGAGTTGAGTACTGCTGAGCAGGGTTTGCCATGGGGATTCTGAAGTTTAAATGGCGCTGAAAGTCGTACCGAACTTCGCCAGTGACTGGACGCTAAGAGACCGGAGCTTGAGCAAATAAGAGAAGTTCCAgaggagtaaaataaatatttgatgtcTTCTACTCTCACTGAGGCTCACTAGTCAACGATCTCACGAAAGTGATCGCCGAAATTACAGACTTTTGGGATCGACTAAGTGAAAATCCCGAATCAATccctaaataaaaattaatttttaattcttacctTTAAGAATTCTCTGAGTCCAAGGAAACTGGGGAAAAATGTTAAGTAAGCCACTTCTAATGGAAAAACAGTCAATGATATGTTTCGCGCTTAACTTTCCCTGTGGATGACATTAATAATAGGACGAGATATCCATTGGAATTCATAACAGAAgttgcgaaagagaagaaataattaaGTCCAAGGAGAAATCTAAGTAGATTCGTcagtttcatgtttttttaagcCTGTAATTTACATGGCTTCTGTGATTGTGAATAGTACCTTACCGCCACCTATAATCACTAGCATTTGATGGCGACGAGGGAATTGATTTTAGGACCATGTGGTAAGGGAATCCTCAAGGACTTGAAAAACCATCGTGGAAATAGTAATTTAGGTGTGGCTCCTTGTTTTCCGGTGAAGACTGATTTCATTAGTTCAGCATGCTAAATATAATCGTGATTATGAAATTTCAAAAGATGTATGTACATATAGGGTTAAGAAACATGTTAGACCTATAAtatttaaaccaaaaacattAGTGTATGGTGTGTACATATATATAAACATAgacatgcatatattttttcaaaatgattccGCTAGCATGAAATAATGATCGCAATTTTTTTGTTGTCGCTCTAAGTCCCATTAATGCATAGAAAGAGACCTCTTAATTCACGGAAGTGTTTTCATGGGTAGATGACCGGATGGAATTTCGTGCGGATGGTGCTTTATGGAGATATGAAAAGTGATTGAACGAGCAGAGATGATTCCGGAAACATTCAatatcaaatgtaagggaaatGCC
The DNA window shown above is from Ischnura elegans chromosome 4, ioIscEleg1.1, whole genome shotgun sequence and carries:
- the LOC124158207 gene encoding cytoglobin-2-like; this translates as QPSYNMLFETHPDVQEVFMSFQGIELEELKHSKQLRSHALRVMGFVQKTVARLHEPEKLDVLLRELGKKHHGYSAKQEYIDLIGPQFIQAIKPSLEDKWSPELHTAWAKLFEYMSSVMKEEMDKEEKRVLAEEAAKAAKSKASIVPGAHRHHHKSNPNRRASSDAVGGGSSGGPLAAIRRGTMH